Genomic window (Coleofasciculaceae cyanobacterium):
GCGCTCGCGTGCTTTAAATCAATTCTACTGTTTGCATCCTATAGTTTTCGGTGTGGTAGGTAGCATCGCTGGTTTAAATTCAACCGATACCGCCGTAGCATTCCTGCATGGTTTTGTTACAGGAGTGTTAGGCGCAGCAATTCGTTTAGGAAGTTTAGGACATTTGCAGGCACAACAAATACTTTTACAATTAGCACCAGATATCGAGGCAGCTTACCATACAGCAGCTTCGATCGAGTTAGATGAAATGTGGACTTGTACCCCGACAATCGATCTTGCCCAGATGCACCACAGTAAACTAAGCACCCGACTATTTGCCAGTTAAATTACAATCAATAAAGCTTGATTACCAAACTGAAAGTAATGCCCCAAGAATCGTTATGTTCCTGTGGAAGTAAAAAGCAATATCAATACTGTTGTGGAATGTATTTATCTGGTAACAAGAAACCAGATACAGCAGAAAAGCTCATGCGATCGCGCTACACTGCTTTTGAGCGAGGTAATATTGACTATCTTATTGAAACTCTGCATCCAGATAAGCGACAGCCTAATGACGAGCAAGAATTAACTAAAAGTATTAACCATACCCAGTGGTTAAGTTTAACTATAATTGAGACAAAAAAAGGCAAAAAAAATGATGCGACTGGCATCGTAGAATTTGAAGCAGTTTATCAAATAAATGAGCCAGCACAACTCCACGAACGCTCTAGGTTTATTAGAACTGATGGACATTGGTTTTATCTAGATGGTGATATTTTACCTGGAACAATACCCAAACCAAAAGAGCCATGTTGGTGCGGTAGTAGGAAGAAATACAGGCAATGTCATGGAGTTTAATTGATGACGACAATCTATATCATTATCATTGCTCGAAAACATTTAAAATGTAGTACTTTTAGGTATTTACATTCACTACTAATTATTCCCTTTAACTAAATAAACAGTCCAACATCGACAGCGAAAAATTCAGCTAAAGCTTTTGCCTGGGCTTTGCTAATACTGCGTTTACCATTAACTACTTCTGAGACAACACCTCTCGAACCAATTACACCAACTAAGTTTTCTTTGATTTCATTTGATTCCATTAGATGTAGCAGCATAGAATGGGGCGTTCCCTCGCCCAGGGGATAATTTTCGTTCTCGAATTTTTCGATTAAGGTAACTAATAATTTGAGGATCGCATCTTCTTCTAAACTTCGATTGACTTTGTGTTCTAATTCCTGTGCCAATTCAATAGCGCGATTGCGAAGGACGCGTTAGCTAATCCTTTAGGGCTAGCCGAAGGCATCGTTTTCTGCCTCGGTTTCAATAACTTTGGGTTGATATTTAGCTAGTAACTGGACGTAGTCTGAGGGGTTAATAGTAAGGGTCATTTTTCCATTTATCCTTGTCGTATTCAGCGTGAGTCAGAATGTACTTGATATAAATTCTTTGATGCTCATAAATAATATTGACAATTAAACGATAGCGATTCAATACTTCTCGTTTAAGCTCAAAATCAAGTAAAGTAAGAATTATTTTGGGAAGACAGAAAAATTGCAACGCCCGAGAATTCTCGTTGATTAGCCCGTCGGTGGAAGCGTCAGAAGTTTTCCAAGCAATTCAAACAGTAATCATTCCAGAAGCGATTGAAAACTCGTTATAAATTTCTGTACCAAATAAACTAGAGTTCAATTGATACAAACTGATAATCGCAAAAATTGGCTGTTGAAACCTTCACTGTGTAAAGATTACAACGCTAAGGCTGTAATCTTTACACTTGCTGATACCGCTGATTAACTTAACATTGAGATAAAAGGCGATCGCGAACTTTGAAAGATATAAGGACTAAAAATGACTTAAATTGAGCTTATAGGTAGTCAAAAAAGTTTTGGGAGAGTCATTCATTATGGTTCTACATCGTCAATCAATCAAACCCATCCCATCTCTCACCAAAGAAATAGCCACAAAAGCTTTTCCCAAAGGGAATCTTTACATGAGTCTGAGAGATGAATTAGGTACATTTTATGATGATGAGGATTTTGCCTAACTTTACTCGGATGAAGGTCAGCCAGCATTAAGACCCTCTAGTTTGGCTTTGATATGTGTGATGCAGTATATGGCTAATTTATCTGACAGAGGTGCAGTTGAAACTATCGCTGCCCGTATTGATTGGAAATATGCTTTGGGACTCGAATTGACTGACCCTGCTTTTGACTCCTCACTCTTAAGTTTATTTCGTTCTCGATTGTTGAATGGTGGAAAAGAACAACTTCTACTCGACAAGCTTTTAAAACGCTGTCAGGAACTCAAGCTAATTAAAGTCAAAGGAAAAGCTCGAACCGATTCCACTCATATCTTGGCTGCGATTCGTAATCTCAATCGCCTTGAATTCGTTGGTGAAACATTACGTTGTGCTTTAAATGCTTTAGCTATAGTTGTTCCAGAGTGGTTGTCAAATATAGTCACCCAAGACTGGTTTGAACGTTACAGTAAACCAGTTGAAGAATCTCGTTTACCTAGAGGAACAGAAGCTCGAAATGATTATGCAGCAATAATCGGACAAGATGGCATGAAAATCTTAGAGGCTATTTGTAATGAGCAGACTACACCGCAATGGCTCAGAGAGATTCCTGCAATAGAGACTTTGAGATATAGCTTGGATACACCAATACTGGATTAATAACGGTCAACTTTGTTGGCGCAATCACAAAGATTTACCTCCTGCGGGAAGTCACAGCAATTCCCCTTATGATACTGAAGCTTGTTATGGTAACAAACGACATACTTCTTGGCTCGGTTACAAAGTACATCTAACTGAAACTTGTGATAAAAAGCAAGTTCATTTAATTACCAATGTTCAAACAACACAAGCCCACTCTTTGCGATGTAGATCAAACTGAATCCATTCATCAATCTTTAGCTGACAAAAAATTATTAACATCTGAGCATTTGGTTGATGCGGGTTATGTTGATGGCACTTTGTTAGTTGAGAGTAAGCAACAGCATGATATCGAATTAATTGGACCAGTCCGTGACAACGTGAGTTGGCGCAGTCAAAAAACCCTGATGCTTACGATCTTAGTCGATTCAAAATTAATTGGAAGACCAAACAATCTACTTGTCCTCAAGGAGTTAAGAGTAACAAAAAGTGGAGTACTCATCAAGACCAATGGGATAATACTGTCATCACGATGAAGTTTCCCAAAGGTTCTTGTCGAGAGTGTAAATTTCGTCACTTATGCACCCATTCTAAGACTGAACCTAGAGAAATCAACGTTAGACCTAAAGACGAGCATTTGGCTATTGTTAAAAGACCAAAGCAACAAAAAACTAAAACATGGTCAAAAAAATATAATCAGCGTGCGGGAGTTGGAGGAACTATTTCTCAAGGTATTCGTGGTTTTGGTTTACGAGAATGTCGTTATGTGAATTTAGATAAAGTCCATTTACAACACATATTTACTGCGACTGCGATGAATGCGGTTCGTTTATTTGCGTGGTTTGAAGGTGTTCCTTTGGCTAAAACTCGCATATCTTCTTTTGCTAAATTAGCTCCTGATTAATAGAGACGATCTTAGATTTTGGAGAGCGCTTTTTTGGCTTTTGTTAAGTTCCTCAGCAATATCAGCAAGTGTATAAATTACAAGCCTAAGAGTGTAATCCTTTCACGGTAAAAGTTTCAACCGCCTATTTTTGCAATAACCTGTTTGTATCAATTGAACTTTAGTCTAT
Coding sequences:
- a CDS encoding transcriptional regulator, which codes for MAQELEHKVNRSLEEDAILKLLVTLIEKFENENYPLGEGTPHSMLLHLMESNEIKENLVGVIGSRGVVSEVVNGKRSISKAQAKALAEFFAVDVGLFI
- a CDS encoding YchJ family protein; the protein is MPQESLCSCGSKKQYQYCCGMYLSGNKKPDTAEKLMRSRYTAFERGNIDYLIETLHPDKRQPNDEQELTKSINHTQWLSLTIIETKKGKKNDATGIVEFEAVYQINEPAQLHERSRFIRTDGHWFYLDGDILPGTIPKPKEPCWCGSRKKYRQCHGV
- a CDS encoding type II toxin-antitoxin system HigB family toxin gives rise to the protein MQFFCLPKIILTLLDFELKREVLNRYRLIVNIIYEHQRIYIKYILTHAEYDKDKWKNDPYY